A portion of the Polaribacter cellanae genome contains these proteins:
- a CDS encoding epoxide hydrolase family protein has product MKSNLTPFKIQISDKVLNDLQTRLSLTRWPDEPENANWSYGTNLEYLKELVHFWQNQYDWRANEKHLNQYPQFKETVDGVGIHFVYIKGKGKNSKPLILTHGWPDSFYRFYKAIPMLTESKESNNPSDFSFDVIIPSIPGFGFSDKTALDDDRTAKIWNSLMTDILGYKEYFAAGGDMGANITKSLANQFPDAVKAIHLTDVGYPNGSEDWSQMSEAEQKFGQHIQQWFYTEGAFNMVQSTKPQTLAYGLNDSPVGLAAWIIEKFNSWSDNNGNIENCFTKNELLTNIMIYWVTETINSSIRTYKNVAMASYSGGLKSSEYVEVPTGVSGFPGEAPVPKEWMERKVNLKKLSYPSKGGHFAAMEVPEFWTKEITSFFSDSK; this is encoded by the coding sequence ATGAAATCAAACCTTACACCTTTCAAAATCCAAATTTCCGATAAAGTCCTGAATGATTTACAGACCAGACTATCATTGACCAGATGGCCCGATGAACCTGAAAATGCAAATTGGAGCTATGGAACCAACCTTGAATACTTAAAGGAACTGGTACACTTCTGGCAGAACCAATATGATTGGAGAGCCAATGAAAAACACCTTAACCAATACCCTCAGTTTAAAGAGACTGTTGATGGAGTTGGAATTCATTTTGTTTACATAAAAGGGAAAGGGAAAAACTCAAAACCCCTTATTTTGACACACGGATGGCCAGATAGCTTTTATAGATTCTACAAAGCAATCCCTATGTTGACAGAATCCAAAGAAAGCAACAATCCATCTGACTTTAGCTTCGATGTTATCATTCCATCCATTCCAGGGTTTGGGTTTTCGGATAAAACTGCTTTGGATGATGACCGAACGGCTAAAATATGGAACTCCCTAATGACAGATATTTTAGGATATAAAGAATATTTTGCCGCTGGAGGGGATATGGGAGCAAATATCACAAAGTCGCTTGCAAATCAATTTCCCGATGCGGTAAAGGCCATCCATCTTACTGATGTTGGCTACCCGAACGGTAGTGAGGACTGGTCACAAATGTCAGAAGCAGAACAAAAGTTTGGACAACATATTCAACAATGGTTTTACACAGAAGGAGCATTTAATATGGTTCAATCCACAAAGCCGCAAACATTAGCTTATGGGCTTAATGATTCACCGGTGGGCTTGGCAGCTTGGATTATAGAAAAATTCAATTCTTGGAGCGATAATAATGGAAACATTGAGAATTGTTTTACCAAAAATGAACTGTTGACCAATATAATGATTTATTGGGTTACAGAGACCATAAATAGTTCTATAAGAACTTACAAGAACGTTGCAATGGCAAGTTATTCAGGAGGCTTAAAATCTTCTGAATATGTTGAAGTTCCAACTGGTGTTTCTGGCTTTCCTGGGGAAGCGCCAGTTCCTAAAGAATGGATGGAAAGAAAAGTAAATTTGAAAAAATTAAGTTATCCATCCAAAGGTGGCCATTTTGCAGCAATGGAAGTTCCAGAGTTCTGGACAAAAGAAATTACATCGTTCTTTTCGGACTCAAAGTAA
- a CDS encoding winged helix DNA-binding domain-containing protein: MTQQELLEYRFKNHLLCPNNKGQSTQEIVRYFGAIQAQNYTMAKWAIGSRLVNATNLKIEEDFNSNKILRTHILRPTWHFVAPQDIRWMLALTAVRIKAGNKNHHQRLGIDYGILKRSKKSIQRALCGKRFQTRSELKKNFEKDHINCDDERLGFLLMDAELDGLICSAGNKGKEMLYGLLDEIVPKTKSLSRDESLMTLAQIYFNSRGPATVYDFAWWSGLTIKDARKGIELSKELTFVYLEAQKYWFNRSLLHKHIVKRETIHLLPAFDEYLISYKDRSLMVENEDKGKIFTRNGIFKPTLIANGKVIGIWRKSIKNKEIIIDYFGSKNKLNLPLIKEIEDRYSYFINH; encoded by the coding sequence ATGACACAGCAAGAATTACTAGAATATCGATTCAAAAACCATTTGTTGTGCCCCAATAACAAAGGGCAAAGTACACAAGAAATTGTGCGGTATTTCGGGGCCATACAGGCTCAAAACTACACAATGGCAAAATGGGCCATAGGTTCTAGGCTGGTTAACGCTACCAATTTAAAAATTGAAGAAGATTTTAATTCTAACAAAATCCTAAGAACACACATATTAAGACCTACTTGGCATTTTGTTGCACCCCAAGATATTCGATGGATGTTGGCTTTGACTGCTGTTAGAATAAAAGCTGGAAACAAAAACCATCATCAAAGATTGGGAATAGATTACGGAATATTGAAAAGAAGTAAGAAATCAATTCAAAGAGCTCTGTGTGGAAAACGGTTCCAAACTCGCTCTGAATTAAAAAAGAATTTTGAGAAAGACCATATCAATTGTGATGATGAAAGACTAGGTTTTTTATTAATGGATGCCGAATTAGATGGGCTTATCTGTAGTGCCGGTAATAAAGGAAAGGAAATGCTATATGGTCTTTTGGATGAGATTGTGCCAAAAACCAAATCTTTGTCTAGAGACGAGTCTTTGATGACTTTGGCTCAAATCTATTTTAATAGTCGAGGTCCTGCTACTGTGTATGATTTTGCGTGGTGGTCCGGATTGACAATTAAAGATGCAAGAAAGGGCATTGAGTTGAGTAAAGAGCTAACTTTCGTTTATTTAGAAGCTCAAAAATATTGGTTCAATAGAAGCTTGCTTCATAAGCATATTGTAAAAAGAGAAACTATCCATTTGTTGCCTGCTTTTGATGAATATTTAATCAGTTATAAAGACAGGTCATTGATGGTGGAAAATGAGGACAAAGGAAAAATTTTTACCCGCAACGGAATTTTCAAGCCAACATTGATTGCTAATGGAAAAGTTATAGGAATATGGAGAAAAAGTATAAAAAATAAAGAAATAATAATTGATTATTTCGGTTCTAAAAATAAATTGAACCTTCCCTTAATAAAAGAAATTGAAGATAGATATTCTTACTTTATCAATCATTAA
- a CDS encoding BtrH N-terminal domain-containing protein — translation MNIIIYYLKISYAIAKKNIKTRMKVEDFNHFKGQHCETTATGTLLKQMGIEFSEPMLFGLGEGLGFIFWNMKTLDFPFIGGRIKTDLVTENICKNLNLHLEVEETSSKTKAWENVKKHIDQGNTVGLKLDCYHLEYFTSKFHFAGHYVAFYGYDKEFAYLIDTNQQGGKVKTTLKSLQLARNEKGPMSSKNRSYTIQKKEPMTDLKKAVKQAIKNNATEFLNPPIKNIGYKGILKTSSEIKKWFQNSNNVKDEFQMSASLMENAGTGGSLFRNLYRDFLKESAELLKSAEIEEAYLEYSKIAEQWKTVSDLFYQAGTTKNIKYVNEASNILSKLSENERMQMVKLEKACM, via the coding sequence TTGAACATAATTATCTACTACTTAAAAATTAGTTATGCAATTGCTAAAAAAAATATCAAAACAAGGATGAAAGTTGAGGATTTTAACCATTTTAAAGGGCAACATTGCGAGACAACCGCAACCGGAACGCTATTAAAGCAAATGGGAATAGAGTTTTCCGAACCTATGCTTTTTGGATTGGGCGAAGGTCTTGGATTTATCTTTTGGAATATGAAAACGTTGGATTTTCCCTTTATTGGCGGTCGTATTAAAACGGATCTAGTGACAGAAAATATCTGCAAGAACTTAAACCTACATTTGGAGGTTGAAGAAACTTCCTCGAAAACGAAAGCCTGGGAAAATGTTAAAAAACATATCGACCAAGGCAATACGGTCGGACTAAAATTGGACTGTTACCATTTAGAATATTTCACAAGCAAATTTCATTTTGCAGGTCATTATGTTGCGTTTTACGGCTATGATAAAGAATTTGCCTATTTGATTGACACTAACCAACAAGGCGGAAAAGTCAAAACGACTTTAAAAAGCCTTCAATTGGCGAGAAATGAAAAAGGCCCAATGTCCTCAAAAAACAGAAGCTATACAATTCAAAAAAAAGAGCCGATGACCGACTTGAAAAAAGCCGTAAAACAAGCGATAAAAAATAATGCTACTGAATTTCTCAATCCACCAATCAAAAATATCGGTTACAAAGGAATTCTGAAAACAAGTTCGGAAATCAAAAAATGGTTTCAAAACAGTAATAATGTGAAGGATGAATTTCAAATGTCTGCAAGCCTAATGGAAAACGCTGGAACTGGAGGTTCATTATTCAGAAATCTGTATCGGGATTTCTTAAAAGAAAGTGCCGAATTATTGAAATCAGCTGAAATTGAAGAGGCCTATCTGGAATATTCAAAAATTGCAGAACAATGGAAAACTGTTTCAGACTTATTTTATCAGGCAGGAACAACAAAGAACATTAAATATGTGAATGAAGCGTCCAACATTTTATCAAAATTATCTGAAAATGAAAGGATGCAGATGGTGAAGCTGGAAAAAGCCTGTATGTAG
- a CDS encoding retroviral-like aspartic protease family protein, translating into MYKFYFSIAVLLLLCCNSEVHNSELHLLFKKKQYQSLESENNDPNSSLYYFYKAVFSNVTNKPRESNQYLDSLQLEENQIPDSLSYEIVKLRNDNYIKLFDYQNAYSTATELTSKYRSFIKSEDVDDEANAAKIWKTLKAQKPQKVHQFNRTSIPVTRDLAQLPNVEIESNGKKMNFVFDTGAGISSIQESVAIELEMIFMDDLGIKVKGFNGIDNDIKIALAKELIINGILIENVPFLVFKNEALTFANGAYKINGIIGFPIAKELGTIEIFSDKLVVSKGVEYKSELRKNLFVESLHPIILMNYQQKTLPFILDTGAQQSQFSKQFYETFKTTFRNAKSENRKLESAGGSREYKAIVLGNIILKLDNKDVKFNNVEVDIENDHILGKEFYGNIGQDLLKNYESVTISFEHNYLLLKN; encoded by the coding sequence ATGTATAAATTTTATTTCAGTATCGCGGTTTTGCTCTTATTGTGCTGCAATAGCGAAGTACATAATTCAGAGTTACATTTGCTATTTAAAAAGAAACAGTATCAGAGTCTAGAATCTGAAAACAACGACCCAAACTCTTCGCTTTATTATTTTTATAAAGCTGTATTCTCAAACGTGACCAACAAACCTAGAGAATCCAATCAGTATCTCGACAGCTTGCAATTAGAAGAAAATCAAATTCCAGATAGTTTGTCCTACGAAATAGTGAAGTTACGAAATGATAATTATATCAAACTATTCGATTATCAAAACGCTTACAGTACCGCAACCGAATTAACCTCAAAATACCGCTCATTTATAAAATCTGAGGATGTAGATGATGAAGCAAATGCAGCAAAAATATGGAAAACCTTAAAAGCGCAAAAACCTCAAAAAGTTCACCAATTTAACAGAACAAGCATACCTGTTACTCGCGATTTGGCACAACTACCCAATGTCGAAATTGAATCAAACGGAAAAAAAATGAATTTTGTTTTTGATACCGGAGCTGGTATCTCAAGTATTCAGGAAAGTGTCGCTATAGAATTGGAAATGATTTTTATGGATGACTTAGGAATAAAAGTAAAAGGATTTAACGGCATTGACAATGACATTAAAATTGCATTGGCTAAAGAGTTAATCATAAATGGAATCCTAATTGAAAATGTGCCTTTTCTGGTTTTTAAAAATGAAGCCCTCACATTTGCGAATGGTGCGTACAAAATAAACGGCATTATAGGATTTCCCATTGCAAAAGAACTTGGCACTATTGAGATTTTTTCTGATAAACTTGTAGTTTCAAAAGGAGTGGAATATAAAAGTGAACTTAGAAAAAACCTATTCGTAGAATCACTACACCCTATTATTCTAATGAATTACCAACAAAAAACACTTCCTTTTATTTTAGATACAGGTGCTCAACAATCACAATTTTCAAAGCAATTTTATGAGACATTTAAAACCACCTTTAGAAATGCAAAATCAGAAAATAGGAAGCTAGAGAGCGCAGGCGGAAGTAGAGAATACAAAGCAATTGTGTTGGGAAACATCATATTGAAGTTGGATAATAAGGATGTAAAGTTTAATAATGTCGAAGTAGATATAGAAAATGACCACATACTAGGAAAAGAATTTTATGGGAATATTGGTCAAGATTTACTTAAAAATTATGAAAGTGTGACTATAAGTTTTGAACATAATTATCTACTACTTAAAAATTAG
- a CDS encoding NADPH-dependent FMN reductase, with translation MQAKTKEQMNITILLGSVRQERQSHRLAYFLGNKLNELGQDTKIVDLTLTPLPIYGQVGTDISNVQNIGSVISKAKALIFVTPEYHGSYSGALKNLLDYFWSEFHKKPIGVATASAGKMAGINASTHLQQLILSLGAYPMPLKLLVPEIQNAFSDDYSSLNSSVAKDTKKFIDEFLWFSEAIVTKKEATLLLEKTKK, from the coding sequence ATGCAAGCCAAAACAAAGGAACAGATGAATATAACCATACTACTCGGTAGCGTGCGCCAAGAGAGACAATCTCATAGGCTAGCATATTTTTTAGGAAATAAGCTTAATGAACTAGGGCAAGACACGAAGATTGTTGATTTAACTTTGACCCCGTTACCTATTTACGGTCAGGTCGGAACCGATATTTCGAATGTTCAAAATATAGGCTCTGTTATATCCAAAGCAAAAGCCCTCATTTTTGTGACGCCTGAGTATCACGGCAGTTATTCTGGTGCTTTAAAAAATTTATTGGACTATTTCTGGAGTGAATTTCATAAAAAACCAATAGGGGTAGCAACTGCTTCTGCTGGTAAGATGGCAGGCATCAATGCATCCACACATTTACAGCAACTAATATTGAGTTTGGGCGCTTACCCTATGCCTTTAAAATTATTGGTGCCGGAAATACAGAACGCATTTTCCGACGATTATAGTTCCTTGAACTCTTCTGTCGCGAAGGACACAAAGAAATTCATCGATGAATTCCTGTGGTTTTCAGAAGCCATTGTAACAAAAAAAGAAGCTACACTTCTTTTGGAGAAAACAAAGAAATAG
- a CDS encoding AraC family transcriptional regulator, which yields MKNQNLNKFNIYEHLKELRAHSLSTPYFLANQDTYKQASINFPFRTFAYGIGITYSGKRRPFQIGSMKYYTDTGSLVTIGPGIVCQWKGEYQAVHDTIYFTEELFKDGLKPSFLKEMSCFNAGGNHVINISSQNVENFKVLFQSLKDLSDNEDLVPGIIYSILMLVKRCHRIDDSQFRNTSQKEKLTSDFKKLIPVYFQENKEVAFYANKLNISPKYLSEVLLSETGNTAKSLILQHIFLEAKSLLRQTSMTVQEICFWLGYDDASYFTKAFKKHEGMTPLSYRKL from the coding sequence ATGAAAAATCAAAATTTAAATAAATTCAATATTTATGAGCATTTAAAGGAATTAAGAGCCCATTCTTTGAGTACACCTTATTTTCTTGCCAATCAAGACACTTATAAGCAAGCATCTATAAACTTTCCATTTAGAACCTTTGCGTATGGAATTGGCATCACATACTCTGGCAAAAGAAGACCATTTCAAATTGGCAGCATGAAATATTATACTGATACTGGCAGTCTAGTTACTATTGGACCCGGTATAGTATGCCAATGGAAGGGAGAATATCAGGCAGTCCACGATACGATTTATTTTACAGAAGAACTTTTTAAAGATGGTTTAAAACCATCATTCTTAAAAGAGATGTCGTGTTTCAATGCAGGAGGAAATCACGTAATAAATATATCAAGCCAAAACGTTGAAAATTTTAAAGTATTATTTCAGTCCCTTAAGGATTTGAGTGATAACGAAGACTTGGTACCAGGCATTATTTATTCAATTTTAATGTTAGTAAAACGCTGTCATCGGATTGATGACAGCCAATTTCGAAATACGTCCCAAAAAGAAAAGCTGACCTCTGATTTCAAAAAATTAATCCCTGTTTACTTTCAAGAAAATAAAGAGGTAGCCTTTTACGCAAATAAATTGAACATAAGTCCAAAATATTTAAGTGAAGTATTACTCTCTGAAACGGGAAATACTGCAAAGTCTCTCATCCTTCAACATATTTTTTTAGAAGCAAAGAGTCTATTGCGCCAAACGAGTATGACGGTACAAGAAATTTGTTTTTGGCTAGGGTACGATGATGCTTCCTATTTTACCAAAGCTTTCAAAAAGCACGAAGGAATGACCCCACTTTCATATAGAAAATTGTGA
- a CDS encoding site-specific integrase → MASNAKVVIRKKANKEGLYPLAIRITKNRRSTYHYVGHYIDLKDWDEKNLRVRKSHNNADRLNNLISTKLLEANKALVDLQSDKKDFSANQIKEVLYTDTKANTFYEVANDFLSELESNKKLSQLSADKARVNHVINFYKSKQLTFQEIDEAFLRKFKIYLKKLNLSERSIVNNLVVIRTIYNRAIKMGIVDRKLYPFGSGKIRIKFPETEKIGLTKKEIKSFESTTNLTKNEIHARNVWLFSFYFAGIRAADILKIRWSDIYDGRLHYRMNKNSKLLSLKIPEKVFSILENYKSEKQNNDDFIFPEMKKADINDAKDVYAKTKTATKKFNKYLIEVAKKAKITKKVTMHIARHSFGHISEDKIPIKMLQKLYRHSSVTTTIKYQANFIHKDADDALDSVIDF, encoded by the coding sequence ATGGCCTCAAATGCAAAAGTTGTTATAAGAAAAAAAGCTAATAAAGAAGGCCTTTATCCTTTGGCAATCCGTATTACAAAAAACCGTCGATCAACATATCATTATGTTGGTCATTATATCGATTTAAAAGATTGGGATGAGAAGAACCTACGAGTTAGAAAATCCCATAATAATGCAGACAGATTAAATAATTTGATTTCTACAAAGCTTTTAGAGGCTAATAAAGCTCTTGTAGATTTACAATCTGACAAAAAGGACTTTTCCGCAAATCAGATTAAAGAAGTTCTTTACACGGATACTAAAGCAAACACCTTTTACGAAGTTGCAAACGATTTTCTTTCCGAGCTTGAATCAAATAAAAAACTATCCCAACTGTCAGCAGATAAGGCTCGTGTTAATCACGTTATAAACTTTTACAAATCCAAGCAGTTGACCTTTCAAGAAATAGACGAAGCCTTTTTGAGAAAATTCAAAATTTATCTCAAGAAATTAAATCTTTCAGAAAGGTCTATAGTTAATAATCTTGTAGTCATAAGAACAATTTACAACAGGGCCATAAAAATGGGAATTGTTGATAGAAAGCTTTATCCCTTTGGATCTGGTAAGATTAGAATAAAATTTCCCGAAACAGAAAAAATTGGTTTGACAAAAAAGGAAATTAAGTCATTCGAGTCTACAACAAATCTTACTAAAAACGAAATTCACGCCCGAAACGTTTGGCTTTTCAGTTTCTATTTTGCTGGAATAAGAGCTGCTGATATTCTTAAAATTAGGTGGTCGGATATTTATGACGGAAGGCTTCATTACCGTATGAACAAGAATTCCAAATTACTTTCCCTCAAAATACCGGAAAAAGTTTTCTCTATTTTGGAAAATTACAAATCAGAAAAGCAGAACAATGATGATTTTATTTTTCCCGAAATGAAAAAAGCGGATATCAACGATGCAAAAGATGTTTATGCAAAAACCAAAACAGCTACAAAAAAATTCAACAAATATTTGATAGAGGTCGCGAAAAAAGCAAAAATTACTAAAAAAGTAACTATGCATATTGCAAGGCACAGCTTCGGTCACATTTCAGAAGATAAGATTCCGATTAAAATGCTTCAAAAGCTTTATAGACATTCATCCGTCACTACCACAATAAAATACCAAGCTAATTTCATCCACAAAGATGCTGATGATGCTTTGGATAGTGTTATTGATTTTTGA
- a CDS encoding methyltransferase domain-containing protein gives MDLSENTWNNRYKTNDIGWDLGEVSPPLKAYFNQLENKSLKILIPGGGNSYEAEYLFHLGFKNVFVVDLSKTALENIKNRVPNFPASQLLHEDFFNVNDTFDLIIEQTFFCALNPNLREKYAVKMHELLNKKGKLVGLLFNAPLFDNRPPFGGSKKEYLAYFKPLFELVIFKNCYNSVERRNGKELFVKMVRKEKP, from the coding sequence ATGGACTTATCAGAAAATACGTGGAACAATCGTTACAAAACGAACGATATTGGTTGGGATTTAGGAGAAGTCTCTCCACCTTTAAAAGCTTACTTTAATCAATTAGAAAATAAAAGCCTAAAAATATTAATTCCTGGAGGAGGTAATTCTTATGAAGCAGAATATCTGTTTCATCTAGGTTTTAAAAACGTATTTGTTGTAGACTTATCTAAAACAGCTTTAGAAAACATTAAAAATAGAGTTCCAAATTTTCCGGCTTCACAACTACTTCACGAAGATTTTTTTAATGTAAACGATACTTTCGATTTAATAATCGAACAAACCTTTTTCTGTGCCCTTAATCCTAATTTACGAGAAAAATATGCAGTTAAGATGCACGAACTTCTCAACAAAAAAGGAAAATTGGTTGGTTTGTTATTCAATGCACCTTTGTTTGATAATCGTCCACCATTTGGAGGCTCTAAAAAAGAATATCTCGCTTATTTTAAACCTCTTTTTGAACTAGTAATTTTTAAAAATTGTTACAATTCTGTAGAAAGAAGAAATGGAAAGGAGTTGTTTGTTAAAATGGTTAGGAAAGAAAAACCTTAA
- a CDS encoding TolC family protein, whose product MNKKAILFFLCLATLKGFSQEILTKKEALEIALENNFGIKIANNNIEVAKNNSSIYNTRYLPTATLNSGADYRRNNQTIVFTDPNTGGDNERVGNGVVTKTYNASLGLNYTIFDGLGRKYNYQQLKETYNLTEIQARETIENTYLQLFTVYFQIARLSENTTNLEEALTISKSRLERAKYQYEYGQSTRLELLNAEVDINNDSITLINSKQQLSNAKRSLNIILGVEKVANYEVETAVEFNKLMNFEELQQKTLANNSLIKQNEKNIAISEFNIKINKASYLPSLNFTTSYGFNRTENENLVNPFGARLITSDGLNAGLNLTWNIFDGGTTKTRVANAKIALENQQILLEQQKVTISNNLKNTWENYNNQLFILKAQEKNVQTTQNNFDRTQERYKLGQVTSIEFRQAQINLINSKTAFNNAKFDAKLIELQLLQLSGDILNVNF is encoded by the coding sequence ATGAATAAAAAAGCGATACTATTTTTTCTTTGTTTAGCAACTTTAAAAGGGTTTTCACAAGAAATTTTAACAAAGAAAGAAGCCTTAGAAATTGCGTTAGAAAATAACTTCGGAATTAAAATTGCAAATAATAATATAGAAGTTGCAAAAAATAATTCGAGTATTTACAATACGCGCTATTTGCCAACTGCCACTTTAAATTCAGGAGCAGATTATCGAAGAAATAACCAAACAATTGTGTTTACAGACCCAAATACTGGTGGCGATAATGAAAGAGTTGGTAATGGAGTTGTTACAAAAACCTACAATGCATCTTTAGGATTAAACTACACAATTTTTGATGGTTTGGGTAGAAAATATAATTATCAGCAATTAAAAGAAACCTATAATTTAACAGAAATTCAGGCAAGAGAAACTATTGAAAACACCTATTTGCAGTTGTTTACAGTGTATTTTCAAATTGCACGTTTGTCGGAAAATACTACTAATTTAGAAGAAGCACTAACGATTTCTAAAAGCAGATTAGAGCGCGCAAAATATCAATATGAATATGGGCAATCTACCAGATTAGAATTGTTAAATGCAGAAGTAGATATTAACAACGATAGTATTACTTTAATAAATTCCAAACAACAATTAAGCAATGCAAAACGTAGTTTAAACATTATTTTAGGCGTTGAAAAAGTAGCGAATTACGAAGTAGAAACAGCAGTTGAGTTTAATAAATTAATGAATTTTGAAGAATTGCAGCAAAAAACTTTGGCAAACAATAGTTTGATAAAACAAAACGAAAAAAATATTGCGATTAGCGAATTCAATATAAAAATAAACAAAGCAAGTTATTTGCCTTCTTTAAATTTTACTACTTCTTATGGTTTTAACAGAACAGAAAACGAAAATCTGGTAAATCCTTTTGGGGCGCGTTTAATTACTTCCGATGGTTTAAATGCAGGTTTAAATTTAACATGGAATATTTTTGATGGCGGAACTACAAAAACAAGAGTTGCGAATGCTAAAATCGCTTTAGAGAATCAGCAAATTTTGTTAGAACAACAAAAAGTAACCATTTCTAATAATTTAAAAAATACTTGGGAGAATTATAACAATCAACTATTTATTTTAAAAGCACAAGAAAAAAATGTGCAAACCACGCAGAATAATTTCGATAGAACGCAAGAGCGCTACAAATTAGGGCAAGTAACTTCCATAGAATTTAGGCAAGCGCAAATTAATTTAATCAACTCTAAAACAGCATTTAACAACGCAAAATTCGATGCAAAATTAATTGAATTGCAACTACTACAATTAAGTGGAGATATTTTAAATGTGAATTTCTAA